From Prevotella sp. oral taxon 299 str. F0039:
ATGTTGTTCGGTTGGAAAGTCAGTGCTTTTGCAAGGTAATAGCAATGCTTTTGGAGCATAAACTCAATGCTTTTAAGGCGTAATAACAATGCAATTGCCAACTATAGGCAATGAGGATATATTCTAATACCAAAAAGAAAAGGGGTTAAAACAATTTGTTTTAGACCCCTTTTCTTATGTCTTATAAACCCCTTCGAGGGTGTCTTTTATGGATATTATCTTAACTTGTAACCCTTAAATGCATAGAAAGCAATATAAACGAAGCAAGGAAGACAAAGCCAATAAGCGTTTTGTGCCCCGAAAAGGTCTTTAAACCAACCGAAAAGAACAGTTAGAATAGCACCTCCGAACAAGCCCATTGTTAGAAGAGAAGAACCTGTTTTGGTGAATTTTCCAAGATCTTTCATTGCCAAAGGCCACAAAGCAGGCCACATTAGCGAACAACCTAAAGCCACAATACCAATGCTATAAATACTTAATTGTGCAGGAAGTGTAGCCACACAAACTGTTCCTATAAGAGCGATGATAACGCAAATCTTAAGCGCAGTGTTTTGTCTTAGAACCTTAGGAATGAATAATATACCAGCAATATAACCAATACTCATGGCAATTGGGGTAATCCATGAATAGTTTTCAGCTCCTGCAAGTCCTAAAGTTTTAGCGTAGTCGATAGCAGAACCCAATGCAATAGTCTCAGCACCAACGTAGAAGAAGATAGCAATACTACCTAATACAAGGTGTGGGAACTGTAAAATTGAAGTCTTGCTGTTAGCATATTGTGCCACTTCTTGTGATTCTTCTTCGTTTGAATCGTCTTCACCTATAGCCTTAATTTCGGGTAATGGAGAAATAAGAGCAATCAAACCAAGAAGCAAGAACAATCCGCTTAGAATATAGAAAGGAACGTCTAGCTGTGTAACTTTGATGTCGAGAGTACTTCCAAGCACTGCTGCAATGAACAAAGGAGATACTGGCCACGCCAATTTATTAATCATTCCGATGATACTTATGCGCTTTGCTGCACTCTCAATAGGGCCTAATATGGTGATATAAGGGTTGATTGCTGCTTGCAAAAAGGTATTAGCAATACCGCCTAAGAATGATGCTGCAAGGAAAAGAAGATAGCTTTCTTGCTTTGCTGATACTACAAAGATGAGGAAACTAACAGCGTAAATAGCATAAGAAAAGGCTATTGTTTTCTTGTAACCGATGGCCTTTATAAGCTGACCAGCAGGGTAACCAAACACCACAAAAGGTATAAACATAGCCGCAATGAGGGCGTATGCTCCTGCAGAAGATACTTCTAACGATTGGTTTAGGATAGGAATTAAGATTCCGTTTACACTTGCTGCGAAGCCTCCTGAGAAGAACATCAATCCCAAAATGGCAAGGGGTAGGATGTAATTTTTATTTTCTTTCATAAAATAGTATGTATTAATTAATTTTGATTTGTTTGATATTTGTTTTTAATTGTCAATTTTATTATTAGTAATAATCGTGTTTTTAAGTTTCGAAAGTAAAGTACTTATGAAATAATTTGTTGTTACTTTGCTTTAATAAGAATGAAGGTTCGATGAAATAAATTATATTTATTCACCGAACCTTTCTACTTTGTGTTTTTATTTGAATAATTTGGAGCATAATTTAAGAGCCGTATAGCTCTTCTAATTTATTGCCAAGTGCTTTCTCACGAAGGTCTCTTGCAATAATTTTTCCTTGTGGATCAACAAGTAAATTAGATGGAATTGCATTGATGTTATAAATCTTTCCTGCCTCACTATGCCATGCTTTAAGGTCTGAAAGGTTCACCCAATTCATCTTCATTTCTGCAATTGCATCCTTCCAAGCATCTGCTCTGCTATCGAATGAAATTGCTACAATGTTGAATCCTTTATCTTTATATTTTTCGAAGTTAGCTTTTACATTAGGCATTTCACCTCTACATGGTCCGCACCAGCTTGCCCAAAAGTCGATAAGAACATAGTTTCCTTTACCGCAATATTCGCTTAATTTGTGGGAAACTCCATTTACATCGTTTAAAGTTAAATCTATAAATGGTTGTCCTATGATCTTTTGTTTAGCATCTTCGGCAGCTAATTGTTGCTTTAAGCCTGTAAGCATAGGATGATTTGCATATACTTGAGTTGGTTTAAGCAATTCATTAAGCTCAGATTCAGTAACAGCATCGGTTATATAGTTTATATATAATGCAGGAAGAATATTGTCTTTATTCTCGTTGATTACTTTTTTATAATATTGAACCGAGGTGTTATGAAGATCCATAAACTTCTTCTTTAACTCGTTTACACGTGTTGTTTTTTCTGCATCACTAAGTGAATTGTCACTAACCACCTTTTGATAATCTGTATAAATTTGCTTTCCTGGCTCGTTAATAGAATCGATTGCTAAATTATATTTGCTGAGTTTCTCATTAAGAGCAGAACCTTTAAGTGTGTTTTTATTAAGATTTATCTCCAAAGGTTTACCATCCATGATGAAAATAACAAAGTTCTCATCTTTTCCAATGCCAAAGAATAGGTCTTTGTGTTCAGGCTTATATTTTACAACAAAGTTGCCTTTCACTGCATCAACGCTGTCAACTACTCGTTGATTCTTTTGCATGTCTAATAGATAAACCTTCTTAACATCTTCTGGGCAGGTTCCTTTTATAAGCGTAACAGGTGCTTTTACTGCCTTTTTAACTTGTGCAAAGCCAGGGAAAATGCTTGCTGCAAGAATGCTACATAATATCAGTTTCTTCATAATTCTAATCGTTTTTAATGAATAATGCTATCAAACAGATAGCCTTTTAGCTTCTTTTGAGGATAAATGTTCATCTTTATCCGCTCTGAATATTATCACAAAGTTATAAAATTATTTTTTGATTACAATCGATTTTAAATCTTTTATGTAACTTTGCAACGCTTTTTAAAGTAAATGAGTGCTTGGTAAACCTCGTAAAAAACAAGAAAATGAAAGAAAATACTAAAAATGTGAGTGTACTGTTTATGCTTTTCAGTATACTCTTTTGCGTTTGTTTGATAACGGCAAACGTGTTAGAAACAAAGCAAATATCAGTTGGTAAGATTAGTTTAACAGGTGGTTTGATTGTATTTCCAATCTCTTACATTATCAATGACTGCGTATGCGAAGTGTGGGGATATGCAAAAGCTCGCTTATTGATATGGCTTGGCTTTGCAATGAATTTCCTTTTTGTGCTTTTGGGTGCCATTTGTGATGTTATTCCTGGTGCTCCTTATTGGACAAATGAAGAAGGTTTTCATCAAATCTTTGGTTTAGCACCTCGTATTGCAGCAGCTTCTTTCTTAGCATTTCTATGCGGTTCTTTTGTTAATGCTTATGTGATGAGCCGAATGAAGCTACAATCTCAAGGTAAAAACTTTTCTTTAAGAGCAATCGTTAGTACTATATTAGGCGAAGGAGTAGATTCTATAATCTTCTTTCCACTTGCTCTTTATGGTGTAGTTCCAAACGATGCACTACCTGTTTTGATGCTTTGGCAAGTTATTTTAAAGACACTTTACGAAGTTCTTGTGTTGCCATTAACCATTTCTATTGTGAAGAAAGTGAAGCAATATGAGCAAGAAGATGTTTATGATGAAGCGATAGATTATCGTGTTTGGAAGATTTTTAAGTTATAATTGTTAGTAGTATTTCACCTTATTATATAGTAAATATGTCTGAAGAAAGAGAAAAAGAGGGTTTAAAACATTTAGGAAACAACACCAAATACAGCATGGATTATGCCCCAGAAGTGTTAGAAACATTTGTAAATAAACATCCTCAAAACGATTATTGGGTGCAGTTTAACTGTCCAGAGTTTACCTCTTTTTGTCCAATTACAGGTCAACCCGATTTTGCCGAAATAAGAATAGCCTATCTTCCAAATGAGAAAATGGTGGAGAGTAAGAGCTTAAAGCTTTATCTTTTCAGCTTTAGAAACCATGGAGACTTTCATGAAGACTGTATAAATATCATCATGAAAGACCTTATTTCGTTGATGAATCCAAAGTATATAGAGGTTATTGGCTACTTTACTCCACGTGGAGGAATAAGCATTTATCCTTTTGCTAACTATGGAATGCCCAACACTAAGTATGAAAAAATGGCAGAACAGCGATTCATTCAACATTCCATTGCGAAATAAAAAGAAACAAGAAACAGTTTATTTAGCACATTCTTAAAACTAGTAGAAACAGAAGACGTAAAATAAAATTTCTGTTTCTACTTTTTTATTGCATAGCTATTGCATCTCAAAAGCAATGCTTTTACGTAGCAAACTCAATCGTTTTACATGTCAAAGACATTGAGATTACAAGAAGAATAGCAAGAGGCCTAAGAATGAGACGATTGCACCTATGATGCTTTTGAGCCCGATTGTTTGTTTAAATACAAATTTAGCGGGTATTAATATCAAAATAGGAGTGAGCGACATGATGGTACTTGCAATGCCAGCAGCGGTATATTGCACAGCCATAAGCGAGAAACCAACACCAATAAGAGGTCCACAAATCACCGCAACGATAGTCATACTCATGCCTTTAGAATCTTTAATCGAGTTGGCAAAAATACCCATTTCTTTTCTAATAATGAGCCAAGAACCAAAGCAAAGTAAGCCTGCAAAGCATCGAATAAGGTTAGCACTGAATGGTATATATATGTTTACCTCTGATAAAAGGTGTTGAGGCATGTCGTTAATGTATAAATCTAGTCCCTTTTTGCTTAGCACTAAGCCCAAACCTTGCCCCAAAGCAGAACCCAGCATGAATAGAATTCCCTTTAAAGGCAATTGCAAAGATATTTTGTTTGATTCGCCTTTACCTAAAAGTGCAATAGCAATTCCCGAAAGAGTTATGAGCATTGCTAACAGATTTTGCCATGTAAGGGTTTGATGAAGGAACGTAAAAGCAAAGAAAGCAGCGAAGAGTGGGGCGAGAGTCATAATCAATTGACCATATCTTGCACCAATAATTAGATATCCTTTTAATAAACACCAGTCGCCAAAGAAATAGCCCACAACACCCGAAAGCATCAACCATATAATGGTGTTGGTGCTGGCATAGATAGGAAAAGGATTGTCCATTGCCCACCAAAGGAAAAGAATGAGGGCAAAGAAAGTTAATAACATTCTCCAAACATTGAGGATAACAGCTCCAAATTGCTTTCCTGCTATCTCGCAAGCAATAGATGCTAGGGTCCATAAAAACGCAACTCCCAGCGATATAAGTTCACCTGTAAATTTCATTTCGATGCAAAGGTAATAACAATAAAATAAAGAACAAAGAACGAAAAGTTGCTTTTTATATCATATATGTGTTGTGAGAAAGAAATAAATTGCATTTCTTTTGCGTGAAAGGAAATTTTTCTTTTCGTTGACTTAAAGCCGTCTAACGTTGAAAATAAGCTATAAATAAACTTTCAAAATATTGGGAAATATCATATTTTCTTTGTATTTTTGCAACAATTAATATAGTAATGAAGAAAGGTTTCTATGTCGCAAAAGAATTGTAGTGGCTGAGTTTACCTTGTTTATATAAACAACCGCATAAAAGAACTATGAACGTTTTAGAATTAAGTGAGCAGGAAATTATTAGAAGACAGAGCTTGCAAGAATTAAAAAACATGGGAGTTGATCCTTATCCCGCAGCAGAATATCCCACAAATGCTTATTCTGTAGAGATAAAAGAAAACTTCAATGAAGAAGAACAACGTGAGGTTTGTATTGCAGGAAGAATGATGACCCGACGCATTATGGGTAAGGCTTCGTTTGCAGAACTTCAAGATTCAAAAGGAAGAATACAGGTTTATATCACAAGAGATGATATTTGTCCTGATGAAAATAAAGATTTATATAATACTATTTTTAAACGTCTACTTGATATTGGTGACTTTATCGGAGTAAAAGGTTTTGTTTTTAGAACTCAAACAGGTGAAATATCGGTTCATGCAAAAGAGCTTGTGCTACTTAGCAAGAGCTTAAAACCACTTCCAATCGTTAAATATAAAGACGATGTTGCATACGATAAGTTCGACGATCCTGAACTTCGCTATCGTCAACGTTATGTAGATTTGGTTGTAAACGATGGTATTAAAGATACTTTTTTGAAGAGAGCTACAGCTATAAAGACCCTTCGTGATGTTCTAGATGCAGCAGGTTATACAGAAGTGGAAACCCCAACTCTACAACAAATTGCAGGTGGAGCATCAGCACGTCCATTCATAACACATTTCAATGCCTTAAATACAGAAATGTATATGCGTATTGCAACCGAGCTATATCTAAAACGATTGATAGTAGGAGGCTTTGAAGGTGTGTATGAAATAGGTAAGAATTTCCGTAATGAAGGAATGGATAAGACTCATAATCCAGAGTTTACTTGTATGGAACTTTATGTTCAATATAAGGATTATAACTGGATGATGGACTTTACCGAGAAGCTTTTAGAAACTATTTGTATCGCAGTTAATGGCTCTGCAGAGACAGTTGTTGACGGAAAAACAATCAGTTTCAAGGCTCCTTATCGTCGTTTACCAATCTTAGATGCTATTAAAGAGAAGACAGGTTACGACTTAAACGGTCTTTCAGAAGAAGAAATTAGAGAGGTTTGCAATAAACTTAACCTTGAAGTAGACGAGTCGATGGGTAAGGGTAAACTTATAGATGAAATCTTTGGAGAGTTCTGTGAAGGTTCATTTATACAGCCTACATTCATCACTGACTATCCTGTTGAAATGTCACCACTAACTAAAAAGCATCGTTCTAAACCAGGATTGACTGAAAGATTCGAACTTATGGTTAACGGAAAAGAGTTAGCTAACGCCTATTCTGAGCTTAATGACCCTATAGATCAAGAGGAACGCTTTGTTGAACAAATGCGTTTAGCAGATAAAGGTGACGACGAAGCTATG
This genomic window contains:
- a CDS encoding DMT family transporter; its protein translation is MKFTGELISLGVAFLWTLASIACEIAGKQFGAVILNVWRMLLTFFALILFLWWAMDNPFPIYASTNTIIWLMLSGVVGYFFGDWCLLKGYLIIGARYGQLIMTLAPLFAAFFAFTFLHQTLTWQNLLAMLITLSGIAIALLGKGESNKISLQLPLKGILFMLGSALGQGLGLVLSKKGLDLYINDMPQHLLSEVNIYIPFSANLIRCFAGLLCFGSWLIIRKEMGIFANSIKDSKGMSMTIVAVICGPLIGVGFSLMAVQYTAAGIASTIMSLTPILILIPAKFVFKQTIGLKSIIGAIVSFLGLLLFFL
- the queF gene encoding preQ(1) synthase; protein product: MSEEREKEGLKHLGNNTKYSMDYAPEVLETFVNKHPQNDYWVQFNCPEFTSFCPITGQPDFAEIRIAYLPNEKMVESKSLKLYLFSFRNHGDFHEDCINIIMKDLISLMNPKYIEVIGYFTPRGGISIYPFANYGMPNTKYEKMAEQRFIQHSIAK
- a CDS encoding MFS transporter, which gives rise to MKENKNYILPLAILGLMFFSGGFAASVNGILIPILNQSLEVSSAGAYALIAAMFIPFVVFGYPAGQLIKAIGYKKTIAFSYAIYAVSFLIFVVSAKQESYLLFLAASFLGGIANTFLQAAINPYITILGPIESAAKRISIIGMINKLAWPVSPLFIAAVLGSTLDIKVTQLDVPFYILSGLFLLLGLIALISPLPEIKAIGEDDSNEEESQEVAQYANSKTSILQFPHLVLGSIAIFFYVGAETIALGSAIDYAKTLGLAGAENYSWITPIAMSIGYIAGILFIPKVLRQNTALKICVIIALIGTVCVATLPAQLSIYSIGIVALGCSLMWPALWPLAMKDLGKFTKTGSSLLTMGLFGGAILTVLFGWFKDLFGAQNAYWLCLPCFVYIAFYAFKGYKLR
- a CDS encoding queuosine precursor transporter, translating into MKENTKNVSVLFMLFSILFCVCLITANVLETKQISVGKISLTGGLIVFPISYIINDCVCEVWGYAKARLLIWLGFAMNFLFVLLGAICDVIPGAPYWTNEEGFHQIFGLAPRIAAASFLAFLCGSFVNAYVMSRMKLQSQGKNFSLRAIVSTILGEGVDSIIFFPLALYGVVPNDALPVLMLWQVILKTLYEVLVLPLTISIVKKVKQYEQEDVYDEAIDYRVWKIFKL
- a CDS encoding TlpA disulfide reductase family protein, giving the protein MKKLILCSILAASIFPGFAQVKKAVKAPVTLIKGTCPEDVKKVYLLDMQKNQRVVDSVDAVKGNFVVKYKPEHKDLFFGIGKDENFVIFIMDGKPLEINLNKNTLKGSALNEKLSKYNLAIDSINEPGKQIYTDYQKVVSDNSLSDAEKTTRVNELKKKFMDLHNTSVQYYKKVINENKDNILPALYINYITDAVTESELNELLKPTQVYANHPMLTGLKQQLAAEDAKQKIIGQPFIDLTLNDVNGVSHKLSEYCGKGNYVLIDFWASWCGPCRGEMPNVKANFEKYKDKGFNIVAISFDSRADAWKDAIAEMKMNWVNLSDLKAWHSEAGKIYNINAIPSNLLVDPQGKIIARDLREKALGNKLEELYGS
- the lysS gene encoding lysine--tRNA ligase, which codes for MNVLELSEQEIIRRQSLQELKNMGVDPYPAAEYPTNAYSVEIKENFNEEEQREVCIAGRMMTRRIMGKASFAELQDSKGRIQVYITRDDICPDENKDLYNTIFKRLLDIGDFIGVKGFVFRTQTGEISVHAKELVLLSKSLKPLPIVKYKDDVAYDKFDDPELRYRQRYVDLVVNDGIKDTFLKRATAIKTLRDVLDAAGYTEVETPTLQQIAGGASARPFITHFNALNTEMYMRIATELYLKRLIVGGFEGVYEIGKNFRNEGMDKTHNPEFTCMELYVQYKDYNWMMDFTEKLLETICIAVNGSAETVVDGKTISFKAPYRRLPILDAIKEKTGYDLNGLSEEEIREVCNKLNLEVDESMGKGKLIDEIFGEFCEGSFIQPTFITDYPVEMSPLTKKHRSKPGLTERFELMVNGKELANAYSELNDPIDQEERFVEQMRLADKGDDEAMIIDKDFLRALQYGMPPTSGIGIGIDRMVMLMTGQTAIQEVLLFPQMRPEKTIPRSSVADWEAIGVDADWVPLFNKAGYNLVSDIKDLKAQKLQMDVCGVNKKYKLELDNPKVEDFQAWIDNASSKA